One genomic region from Caldibacillus debilis DSM 16016 encodes:
- the rocF gene encoding arginase encodes MEKKIAIVGMPMSYGQPHPGVALGPDAVRHAGLTERLRQLGLAPEDMGNMEIGTGERTVDTETGMKNLHQVAEACEQLAAQVDHLFGQNFFPLVLGGDHSMAIGTIAGAAKHFRNPGILWIDAHGDLNTPETSPSGNIHGMPLAASLGLGAEPLINLYGSAPKIRFENIVLIGIRDLDEGEKRLIRERKIKAYTMHEIDRAGMKRVMEEAIAYLRERADGVHLSFDLDSLDPSEAPGVGTPVKGGLTFREARLAMEMLGESGLIASCEFVEVNPLLDTKNQTAGRAVDLIAALFGHMR; translated from the coding sequence ATGGAAAAGAAAATCGCCATCGTCGGGATGCCGATGAGTTACGGCCAGCCCCATCCCGGCGTCGCTCTCGGTCCGGATGCCGTCCGCCACGCCGGTTTGACGGAAAGATTGCGGCAGCTCGGCCTTGCCCCGGAGGACATGGGGAATATGGAAATCGGTACGGGGGAAAGAACCGTAGACACGGAGACGGGAATGAAAAATCTGCATCAGGTGGCTGAAGCCTGTGAACAATTGGCCGCCCAAGTGGACCACCTCTTCGGGCAAAATTTTTTCCCGCTCGTCCTTGGCGGCGACCACAGCATGGCCATCGGAACGATCGCAGGAGCGGCTAAACATTTCCGGAATCCGGGCATCCTATGGATTGACGCCCACGGGGATTTGAATACCCCGGAGACTTCCCCTTCGGGAAATATTCACGGGATGCCTTTGGCCGCCAGTTTGGGGCTGGGGGCGGAGCCGCTGATAAATCTGTACGGTTCCGCGCCGAAAATCCGCTTTGAAAACATCGTTTTAATCGGCATCCGGGACTTGGATGAGGGAGAAAAAAGGCTGATCCGGGAGAGAAAGATCAAAGCCTATACGATGCATGAGATTGACCGGGCCGGAATGAAACGGGTGATGGAAGAGGCGATCGCCTACTTGCGGGAAAGGGCGGACGGGGTCCATTTATCCTTCGATCTCGATTCCTTGGATCCCAGTGAAGCCCCGGGGGTCGGAACGCCCGTGAAAGGCGGACTGACTTTTCGGGAAGCCCGTTTGGCGATGGAAATGCTGGGCGAATCCGGCTTGATCGCCTCCTGCGAATTCGTCGAAGTCAATCCCCTTTTGGACACGAAAAATCAAACGGCCGGCCGGGCGGTTGATTTGATCGCGGCCTTGTTCGGACATATGCGGTAA
- the sigW gene encoding RNA polymerase sigma factor SigW has product MEELVKRKIKEIHRGNKNAFGDIVEFYKDKVFQICFRMVGNRSEAEDIAQETFIRAYINIGNYNMDKKFSTWLYRIATNLCIDRLRKKKADYSLDAEVTGTEGLTMYSQIPSADPLPEDAVAYMEFQDFLQRELLALPEKYRTAIILKYMEELSLNEISEILDLPVGTVKTHIHRGREA; this is encoded by the coding sequence ATGGAGGAATTGGTCAAACGAAAAATTAAAGAGATACACAGGGGCAACAAAAACGCCTTCGGAGATATCGTAGAGTTCTACAAAGATAAAGTTTTCCAAATCTGTTTCCGGATGGTGGGCAACCGGTCGGAAGCGGAAGATATCGCCCAAGAAACCTTCATCCGTGCCTATATCAATATCGGCAATTACAATATGGACAAGAAATTTTCCACCTGGCTGTACCGGATCGCCACCAATCTTTGCATCGACCGGCTGCGCAAGAAAAAAGCGGATTATTCGCTGGATGCGGAAGTGACCGGCACCGAGGGTTTGACGATGTATTCCCAGATCCCGTCCGCCGATCCGCTGCCGGAAGACGCCGTCGCCTATATGGAATTTCAAGATTTTCTCCAAAGGGAACTGTTGGCCTTGCCGGAAAAATACCGGACAGCGATTATCTTAAAATACATGGAAGAATTGTCGTTAAATGAAATCAGCGAAATCCTCGATTTGCCGGTTGGAACGGTAAAGACCCATATCCACAGGGGAAGGGAAGCTTAA
- a CDS encoding anti-sigma factor, with protein MDEMRQCPDYLYEYMQESLDGDIPAEHDRVLKEHLRTCKDCRDYFYELKRTEMFIKSLANVHAPDGFTDEVLNRLPKAAKKARLRHWFSHHPFLTAAAIFLLLMSGSTFSAWTDNHEDFSVTKQPDLIIKNDTAIVPEGKTINGDIVVRNGSIRIEGKVDGDVTVINGEKYIASAGEVTGDIQEINQLFEWIWFDIKNKVSQWIKIFDGKSEEEKDFQ; from the coding sequence ATGGATGAGATGAGACAATGCCCCGATTATCTTTATGAATACATGCAGGAATCTCTTGACGGGGACATCCCGGCCGAGCATGACCGGGTCTTGAAGGAACACTTGCGCACATGCAAAGATTGCCGGGATTATTTTTACGAATTGAAAAGGACGGAAATGTTCATCAAAAGCCTGGCCAACGTCCATGCGCCGGATGGCTTTACGGACGAGGTGTTAAACCGGCTGCCGAAAGCGGCGAAAAAAGCCCGGCTTAGGCATTGGTTCAGCCATCATCCATTTCTCACCGCCGCCGCCATCTTTTTGCTGTTGATGTCCGGCAGCACCTTCTCGGCGTGGACGGACAATCATGAGGATTTTTCCGTGACGAAACAGCCCGATTTGATCATAAAAAACGATACCGCCATCGTGCCGGAAGGAAAAACCATCAACGGGGACATCGTGGTGAGAAACGGAAGCATCCGGATTGAAGGAAAGGTGGATGGCGACGTAACGGTCATCAACGGCGAAAAATACATCGCCTCCGCAGGGGAAGTCACGGGAGATATTCAGGAAATCAACCAATTGTTTGAATGGATCTGGTTTGACATCAAGAACAAAGTGAGCCAATGGATAAAAATCTTCGATGGAAAGTCGGAAGAGGAAAAGGACTTCCAATGA
- the cdaA gene encoding diadenylate cyclase CdaA, producing the protein MSLSNFFSHSTIFEYISSIIDILVVWYFIYKIFMVVRGTKAVQLINGIFVILILKGVSEFLGLHTLLWLIDQVIDYGLLAIIIIFQPELRRALEQLGRGKIFTRVRQKAEEQQEKMVEAIVKASEYMAKRRIGALISIEQETGLTDYIETGIPLNSQVSSELLINIFIPNTPLHDGAVIISNNKIAAAACYLPLSESPFLSKELGTRHRAALGISEVTDSITIVVSEETGKISLAKNGELHRDLSLDALREMLRNKLNKDVEPQATPTIWSKWVKKNG; encoded by the coding sequence ATGTCTCTGTCAAATTTTTTTTCGCATTCCACCATCTTCGAATACATATCCAGCATCATTGATATATTGGTTGTCTGGTATTTTATATATAAAATTTTTATGGTCGTCCGCGGAACAAAGGCCGTCCAGCTGATCAACGGCATTTTTGTCATCCTCATTTTGAAGGGGGTCAGCGAATTTCTCGGTCTGCACACGCTGCTTTGGCTGATCGACCAGGTCATCGATTACGGATTGTTGGCGATCATCATCATTTTCCAGCCTGAACTGAGGCGGGCGCTGGAGCAGCTCGGGAGGGGGAAGATCTTCACCCGCGTGCGCCAAAAGGCGGAGGAACAACAGGAAAAAATGGTCGAGGCCATCGTCAAGGCCAGCGAATACATGGCGAAACGGCGGATCGGCGCCCTGATCTCCATCGAACAGGAAACCGGCCTGACCGATTATATTGAAACCGGGATCCCTTTAAACTCCCAAGTTTCATCGGAATTGCTGATCAATATCTTCATCCCGAACACGCCGTTGCATGACGGGGCGGTCATCATCAGCAACAACAAGATCGCCGCCGCGGCCTGTTATTTGCCGCTGTCGGAAAGCCCCTTTTTGTCGAAGGAGCTGGGGACAAGGCACCGGGCGGCCCTCGGCATCAGCGAAGTCACCGACAGCATCACCATCGTCGTCTCCGAGGAAACCGGAAAGATTTCCCTGGCGAAAAACGGCGAACTGCATCGGGATCTATCCTTGGACGCACTCCGTGAAATGTTGAGGAATAAACTGAATAAAGATGTGGAACCCCAAGCGACGCCAACTATTTGGAGCAAGTGGGTGAAGAAAAATGGATAA
- a CDS encoding CdaR family protein: MDKIFGRLMESKWFIRIFALVIAILLYLSVSVDQRGSNYSAGSNNFSTTVEDVPVEAYYDQENFVVTGLPETADVHLEGNSSIVQITKSLRDFTVYVDLTNAPIGIQKAELKVKNISDKLKVRIDPAVVTVNVQEKVTKEFSVEPEFNKNALEEGYTAEEPLVEPGKVSVTGGKDVIDQIAYVRAVVNADAPVNETFTRKADVLVLDKNMNKLDVIVEPNQVSVTVPVASPSKTVPVVIKQTGSPKEGIIIKSIEPSIREVILFGKKKVLDETPSIEIPIDVSNIERDTKINIPIKLREGITAASPETITVHISVEKEETKEISNIPIRYNGLAKGYGLSFVQPVGGETSLTVKGPAHVLKDLQADDFELFIDVNGLTEGRHEVDIQVEGPEDVKWELVLKTAIIQIAKT; the protein is encoded by the coding sequence ATGGATAAAATATTTGGAAGGCTGATGGAAAGCAAATGGTTCATCCGGATCTTCGCTTTGGTGATCGCAATCCTGCTCTATTTGTCCGTATCCGTGGATCAAAGGGGGTCCAATTACAGCGCCGGCAGCAACAATTTCTCGACGACGGTCGAGGATGTTCCGGTGGAGGCGTATTATGACCAAGAGAATTTCGTCGTGACGGGCCTGCCGGAAACGGCGGACGTTCATCTGGAAGGAAATTCCAGCATCGTGCAAATCACGAAAAGTCTGCGGGATTTCACCGTCTATGTGGATTTGACCAACGCACCGATCGGCATTCAAAAAGCGGAACTGAAAGTGAAAAACATCTCGGATAAGTTAAAAGTTCGAATCGATCCCGCCGTGGTCACCGTCAATGTCCAGGAAAAGGTGACAAAAGAATTTTCCGTGGAACCGGAATTCAACAAAAATGCCCTGGAGGAAGGATATACGGCGGAAGAACCGCTGGTCGAACCGGGGAAAGTCAGCGTTACGGGCGGAAAGGACGTCATTGACCAAATCGCCTACGTCCGGGCGGTCGTCAATGCCGACGCTCCGGTGAACGAAACATTTACCCGGAAGGCGGACGTCCTGGTGCTGGACAAAAACATGAACAAACTGGACGTGATCGTGGAGCCGAACCAGGTTTCCGTCACCGTTCCCGTCGCCAGCCCCTCAAAGACCGTCCCGGTCGTCATCAAGCAGACCGGTTCGCCGAAAGAAGGAATTATTATTAAAAGCATCGAACCATCTATAAGGGAAGTCATCCTGTTCGGAAAGAAGAAGGTGTTGGATGAAACGCCAAGCATTGAAATCCCGATTGATGTGAGCAATATTGAACGGGATACCAAGATCAACATTCCCATCAAGCTGAGGGAGGGGATTACGGCGGCATCGCCGGAAACAATCACCGTCCATATATCCGTTGAAAAAGAGGAAACGAAGGAAATCTCCAATATACCGATCCGTTATAACGGGCTGGCGAAGGGTTACGGGCTGTCTTTCGTTCAGCCGGTCGGCGGGGAAACATCCCTCACGGTCAAGGGTCCCGCCCATGTTTTGAAAGATCTCCAGGCGGATGATTTTGAATTGTTCATCGATGTGAACGGTTTGACGGAAGGCAGGCATGAAGTCGACATCCAGGTGGAAGGGCCTGAGGATGTGAAATGGGAGCTCGTTTTGAAGACGGCCATCATCCAAATCGCGAAAACATGA